In Desulfovibrio gilichinskyi, a genomic segment contains:
- a CDS encoding peptidylprolyl isomerase, with product MANPMVMMETPEGEVLIELYEDKAPKTVANFLQYVDEEFYAGTIFHRVINNFMIQGGGFDFSMKEKATHAPVENEADNGLKNEVGTLAMARTMDPHSASSQFFINVKDNGFLDHTAKNPQGWGYCVFGKVIDGMEAIDKIKKVRTRSHGPMDDVPVDPISIISMIRFED from the coding sequence ATGGCGAATCCTATGGTAATGATGGAAACTCCTGAAGGTGAAGTTTTAATTGAACTTTACGAAGACAAGGCTCCCAAGACTGTTGCAAACTTTTTGCAGTACGTTGACGAAGAATTTTACGCTGGAACAATTTTTCATAGAGTTATCAACAACTTCATGATTCAGGGTGGCGGTTTTGATTTTTCCATGAAAGAAAAAGCAACTCATGCTCCTGTTGAAAATGAAGCTGATAACGGTCTTAAAAATGAAGTAGGAACTCTTGCCATGGCTCGTACTATGGACCCTCATTCCGCTTCATCACAGTTTTTCATTAACGTAAAAGATAACGGATTCCTTGATCACACCGCAAAAAATCCTCAGGGTTGGGGCTATTGTGTATTCGGTAAAGTCATCGACGGAATGGAAGCTATCGACAAAATAAAAAAAGTGCGTACCCGCAGTCATGGTCCTATGGACGATGTTCCGGTTGATCCTATCAGCATCATTTCTATGATTCGCTTTGAAGATTAA
- a CDS encoding AzlD domain-containing protein: MDQKLIFLIIVGMMAVTYGPRLLPALTLSSRDLPPVVVRWLGYVPTAVLSALLVPSLLAPEGVINLGFDNIYFWVAVPTFGVAMFTRNFFGTVAFGMGMVAAVRYFI; the protein is encoded by the coding sequence ATGGATCAAAAATTAATTTTTCTTATAATCGTAGGGATGATGGCGGTCACTTACGGTCCGCGTCTTCTTCCTGCGCTGACTTTAAGTTCAAGAGATCTTCCGCCCGTAGTGGTGCGCTGGCTGGGATATGTACCGACTGCGGTACTGTCTGCATTGCTGGTACCTTCGCTTTTAGCCCCCGAAGGCGTAATAAATTTGGGTTTTGATAATATTTATTTCTGGGTCGCGGTCCCGACTTTCGGCGTGGCCATGTTTACGCGTAATTTTTTCGGAACAGTTGCTTTCGGAATGGGGATGGTCGCTGCGGTCCGGTATTTTATTTAG
- a CDS encoding AzlC family ABC transporter permease yields the protein MESIMSSKKIRFNSVLMSAVKQALPIVLGFLPVGFAYGVLARKTGISIDNTILMSLLVFAGSAQFIAVGLLASGASAVSIIITTFIVNLRHLLMSAALSPHLRKWGKLELAAFSFQLTDETFAVHSTRFSNGDNCKSETYLINCIAQLAWVCGTVLGVISSSLITDIRPMGLDYALPAMFIALLIFQIKDRSHIIVGVITGLLSTALALGGAGQWNVIIATLIGASLGVVLSWIKN from the coding sequence GTGGAATCCATAATGAGTTCCAAGAAAATTAGATTTAATAGCGTATTGATGTCAGCTGTAAAACAAGCGTTGCCTATTGTGCTTGGTTTTTTGCCTGTCGGGTTTGCGTATGGAGTTTTAGCCCGCAAGACCGGAATTTCTATTGATAACACTATATTAATGTCTCTGCTTGTTTTTGCAGGGTCGGCGCAGTTTATAGCCGTGGGGCTGCTTGCGTCCGGAGCCTCGGCTGTATCCATAATTATAACTACCTTTATCGTTAACCTGCGCCACTTGCTCATGTCTGCGGCTTTGTCCCCGCATTTGCGCAAGTGGGGCAAACTGGAGCTTGCAGCTTTCAGTTTTCAACTTACCGATGAAACTTTTGCAGTGCATTCAACCAGATTCAGCAATGGTGATAACTGTAAAAGTGAAACTTATTTAATCAACTGTATTGCCCAGCTGGCATGGGTCTGCGGGACTGTTCTGGGAGTTATTTCAAGTTCTCTTATTACAGACATTAGACCGATGGGTCTCGATTACGCTCTTCCGGCAATGTTTATCGCTCTGCTCATATTTCAGATAAAAGATAGAAGTCATATCATAGTCGGGGTAATAACCGGACTGCTTTCCACCGCACTTGCTCTTGGCGGAGCCGGACAGTGGAATGTAATAATCGCAACACTTATCGGCGCAAGTCTTGGAGTTGTATTGTCATGGATCAAAAATTAA
- a CDS encoding DUF401 family protein: MDFIFNMLPLFKIMFVFICMLIGIRFKLGVGLSVLVGGLVLALITGMKMDLLLETTTSAIIDSETIYLVLIVALIMFLSGLLECTGQASRIMESLTGYLRSPRLRLVFFPALIGLLPMPGGAIFSAPMIREAAEGLDVSDSNKVVINYWFRHLWELAWPLYPGMILGAALSGMSVFKFISYTFPGPIVVFLLGYFFFLRSSVLPLKKGVHDNIEVKSGNALRAVKESLPLLVAIAGSLVFEGLFSFISPNIPFEAAIITALFLAVLCAAFANTGSIAIIRSLLVQKRFISMVFMIFCVFIFKDVLGSCGLITELSRLAGGETALIAAAVLVPFVVGFIAGITMAFVGAAMPLVVGLVHSMGLTPQLPAWAMLCMFSGFAGIMASPLHICFLLTCEYFNVDLYSAWKRILIPSLVLLCLGVAYFFVLV; encoded by the coding sequence ATGGATTTTATTTTTAACATGCTACCTTTATTTAAAATTATGTTTGTTTTTATCTGTATGCTGATAGGCATAAGATTTAAACTTGGGGTAGGATTATCGGTTTTGGTGGGCGGACTTGTTCTGGCTCTGATAACCGGTATGAAAATGGACTTGTTGCTTGAGACTACTACGTCTGCAATTATAGATAGTGAAACTATTTATCTGGTATTAATTGTCGCTTTGATCATGTTTTTGAGCGGACTGCTTGAATGTACAGGGCAAGCCTCACGAATTATGGAATCTCTTACCGGATATCTAAGAAGTCCGAGACTGCGTCTTGTTTTTTTCCCGGCCTTGATAGGGCTGCTTCCTATGCCGGGCGGGGCTATTTTTTCTGCCCCGATGATCCGCGAAGCCGCTGAAGGTCTCGATGTCAGTGATAGTAATAAAGTAGTAATCAATTACTGGTTCAGGCATTTGTGGGAACTTGCATGGCCGCTGTATCCGGGGATGATTCTCGGTGCAGCACTCAGTGGCATGTCCGTGTTTAAATTTATCAGCTATACGTTCCCCGGACCTATTGTTGTATTTTTACTAGGGTACTTCTTTTTCTTACGCTCTTCAGTTCTGCCTCTTAAAAAAGGTGTGCACGATAATATTGAAGTTAAATCAGGTAACGCTTTAAGAGCAGTGAAAGAGAGTTTGCCACTGCTTGTCGCTATCGCCGGTTCCTTGGTCTTTGAAGGTCTTTTTTCTTTTATATCGCCGAATATTCCATTTGAAGCTGCGATCATTACAGCATTGTTTCTTGCTGTACTTTGTGCGGCATTTGCTAATACTGGATCAATCGCAATTATTCGCTCTTTGTTGGTGCAGAAAAGATTTATCAGTATGGTCTTTATGATATTTTGTGTGTTTATATTTAAAGACGTTCTCGGCTCTTGCGGCCTTATTACAGAGCTTTCGCGCCTTGCCGGCGGTGAAACAGCTTTAATTGCCGCGGCTGTTTTAGTTCCGTTTGTAGTCGGTTTTATTGCAGGCATTACTATGGCTTTTGTAGGGGCCGCAATGCCGCTGGTTGTGGGACTTGTTCATTCAATGGGGCTGACGCCGCAGCTTCCTGCATGGGCCATGCTGTGTATGTTTTCCGGTTTTGCAGGTATAATGGCGTCACCGCTTCATATATGTTTTCTTTTGACCTGCGAGTATTTTAATGTAGATTTATATTCAGCGTGGAAAAGGATTTTGATCCCCAGTCTTGTCCTGCTATGTCTGGGAGTAGCGTACTTTTTTGTTTTGGTGTAG
- a CDS encoding HD domain-containing phosphohydrolase, whose translation MNNSELTILVIDDETFVRETISDYLSDSGFNILNAGDGAEGLDVLRANKPDAVLVDLNMPHVDGFEVLKVVREEQPDLPILVVSGAGLIEDAIKAVRLGAWDFVTKPIMDMGILEHALSQGLERAALIKENKKYKEHLEAEVHKRTEALRNEIRMRKKTQDALMVLQAEVIETQKEIIMTLGEVVETRSNETAKHVRRVAEYTAILGLRAGLDPEEANLLRLASPMHDVGKIGIPDTVLNKPGKLTPEEFDLVKTHTTIGHEILKHSERPIIKAAAIVAYEHHERWDGKGYPRGLVGEEINIYGRITCIADVFDALGSERVYKKAWSLEKIKGYFEQEKGKQFDPALTDLFFDNIDEILELRKLYPDG comes from the coding sequence TTGAATAATTCTGAATTAACAATCCTGGTTATTGATGATGAAACTTTTGTGCGCGAAACAATCAGTGATTATCTTAGCGATTCCGGTTTTAATATATTAAATGCCGGTGACGGCGCGGAAGGGCTTGATGTTCTCAGAGCAAATAAGCCTGATGCTGTTCTTGTTGATTTAAATATGCCGCATGTTGACGGGTTTGAAGTCCTTAAGGTCGTACGTGAGGAACAGCCTGATCTGCCGATCCTTGTTGTTTCAGGTGCGGGATTGATTGAGGATGCTATTAAAGCTGTACGTCTCGGGGCGTGGGATTTTGTCACCAAGCCTATCATGGATATGGGTATTCTTGAGCATGCCTTAAGTCAGGGGCTGGAACGAGCCGCCTTGATTAAGGAAAATAAAAAATACAAAGAGCATCTTGAAGCGGAGGTCCACAAAAGAACGGAGGCTCTGCGCAACGAAATCAGGATGAGAAAGAAAACTCAAGACGCTTTAATGGTTTTACAGGCAGAAGTTATTGAGACTCAGAAAGAAATTATCATGACTCTCGGCGAAGTGGTTGAAACCCGTTCCAACGAAACTGCTAAACATGTTCGCAGAGTTGCAGAGTATACAGCTATTCTGGGGCTGCGGGCCGGGCTTGATCCGGAAGAGGCTAATTTATTAAGACTTGCTTCTCCTATGCATGATGTCGGTAAAATAGGTATTCCTGATACCGTGTTGAATAAGCCGGGAAAACTTACCCCTGAAGAATTTGATCTGGTTAAAACACACACCACCATCGGACATGAAATTTTGAAACATTCCGAAAGACCGATTATCAAGGCTGCTGCAATAGTGGCCTATGAACATCATGAACGGTGGGATGGCAAAGGGTATCCTCGCGGACTTGTCGGTGAAGAAATTAATATTTACGGACGGATCACCTGTATTGCGGATGTTTTTGATGCTTTGGGTAGTGAACGTGTTTACAAAAAAGCATGGTCACTTGAAAAGATTAAAGGTTATTTTGAACAGGAAAAGGGTAAGCAGTTTGATCCTGCTTTAACTGATCTTTTTTTTGATAATATTGATGAAATCCTTGAACTGCGAAAACTGTATCCAGACGGGTGA
- a CDS encoding PLP-dependent aminotransferase family protein, translating into MNIQRDDDEYRYKKVEQEISKHIHAGDLTPGDKLPSLRQMSSNLKVSISTVSHAYEELEKRGLIESRPRSGYFVRSEFRKIPTPIVKPATMLEPHTVTKNKLIQTALETVGNKKLLPLGVVCPGSELLPTKHLAKIMTAVVKENPALSMEYESIAGNLQLRRQIAFRSVDCGSNITADELMITIGAMEALYISLRSLTRAGDLVLIQSPTYYCFLQLVESLGLRALEIPSCPKNGINTEELAAAVKKFDIKACILSPNFNNPDGGLTPDDAKKEIVKLLAEKDIPLVEDDVYGDIYFGDTRPRTFKSFDRKGGVLLCSSFSKTISPGYRIGWLAPGRFLDKAMEIKATTNVSCASPTQMATARYLKDAHFDRHLKKLRLAMKEQMTKMRTEIALSFPKGTKVTDPKGGSVLWVELPAGTDGVKLFFRAKEEGIGIVPGSVFSTRDAFSNYIRLSSGSPWSDAIQNGIKRLGELALM; encoded by the coding sequence ATGAATATTCAGCGTGATGATGACGAATACAGATATAAAAAAGTTGAACAGGAAATATCAAAGCATATCCACGCAGGAGATTTGACACCCGGCGACAAGCTCCCCTCGTTGCGCCAGATGAGTTCAAATTTAAAAGTATCTATTTCTACCGTCAGTCATGCTTATGAGGAGCTGGAGAAAAGAGGTTTAATTGAATCCCGCCCCAGATCGGGATATTTTGTACGCAGTGAATTCCGCAAGATTCCAACGCCCATAGTAAAACCGGCCACGATGCTTGAACCGCATACTGTGACCAAAAACAAATTGATACAGACAGCTCTTGAAACTGTAGGAAATAAAAAATTACTGCCGCTCGGAGTTGTCTGCCCCGGCAGTGAACTGTTGCCGACAAAACATCTGGCTAAGATAATGACCGCAGTGGTCAAAGAAAATCCTGCCCTTTCCATGGAATACGAATCTATTGCCGGAAACTTGCAATTACGCAGACAGATTGCCTTCCGCTCGGTAGATTGCGGTTCCAATATCACTGCTGATGAGCTGATGATCACTATCGGTGCAATGGAAGCTCTGTATATCTCCCTGCGCTCACTTACCCGCGCCGGAGATCTGGTTCTGATTCAATCGCCGACCTATTATTGTTTCCTGCAATTAGTGGAAAGCCTTGGACTTCGGGCACTGGAAATACCGTCCTGCCCTAAAAACGGAATCAATACTGAAGAACTGGCCGCTGCGGTAAAAAAATTCGATATTAAAGCATGCATTCTCTCGCCCAACTTTAATAATCCTGATGGCGGCCTTACTCCTGATGATGCAAAAAAAGAAATAGTTAAACTGCTGGCAGAAAAAGACATTCCACTTGTTGAAGACGATGTTTACGGAGATATATACTTCGGAGACACGCGGCCGCGGACATTCAAATCTTTCGATCGTAAAGGCGGAGTTCTGCTCTGCTCGTCTTTTTCAAAAACAATCTCACCGGGCTACCGTATAGGGTGGCTGGCTCCGGGACGTTTTCTTGATAAAGCCATGGAAATAAAGGCCACCACAAATGTATCCTGCGCATCCCCGACTCAGATGGCCACAGCCAGATACCTGAAAGACGCTCACTTTGATCGCCATCTCAAAAAATTGCGCTTAGCCATGAAAGAACAAATGACTAAAATGCGAACCGAGATAGCCTTGTCATTCCCGAAAGGAACAAAAGTGACCGACCCGAAAGGCGGTTCTGTTCTGTGGGTGGAACTCCCTGCCGGAACAGACGGGGTAAAACTTTTCTTCAGAGCTAAAGAGGAAGGGATAGGAATAGTACCGGGATCGGTATTTTCAACCCGTGATGCTTTTTCAAATTACATAAGGCTCAGCAGCGGATCTCCATGGAGTGATGCGATTCAAAACGGTATTAAACGGCTCGGTGAACTTGCTCTAATGTAA
- a CDS encoding tetratricopeptide repeat protein — translation MSDAKKPQKLSRRGFLFGGFRRKDDKEQANSAAKPIAAAEVDLDVLAAANVAYENKRYAEASEKYKDFIKSEPHNTNARKRHGHSLYMCGKFVQAKVEFERTIKILGEDNFASLYLGLIFCRIGNVEKALSAWKGYFDPKKIEVQREINLQMALIESDPEFSLAEAADMVEKVLNESAG, via the coding sequence ATGTCAGATGCTAAAAAGCCACAGAAATTATCCAGAAGAGGATTTCTTTTCGGCGGATTCAGACGAAAAGATGACAAGGAGCAGGCTAATAGTGCGGCAAAACCTATTGCCGCAGCCGAAGTTGATCTTGATGTTCTTGCTGCGGCGAATGTTGCCTATGAGAATAAAAGGTACGCTGAGGCTTCAGAAAAATATAAAGATTTTATAAAATCAGAGCCGCATAATACAAATGCCAGAAAACGGCATGGACACAGTTTATATATGTGCGGAAAGTTCGTTCAGGCAAAAGTTGAATTTGAGCGGACTATTAAAATTCTTGGTGAAGATAATTTTGCGTCATTATATTTAGGATTGATTTTCTGCCGTATCGGGAACGTTGAAAAAGCTCTATCCGCATGGAAAGGATATTTCGATCCTAAAAAAATTGAGGTGCAGCGTGAAATAAACTTACAGATGGCACTTATTGAAAGTGATCCTGAATTTTCACTTGCTGAAGCCGCAGACATGGTTGAAAAAGTTTTAAACGAAAGTGCCGGATAG